One genomic region from Haloarcula taiwanensis encodes:
- a CDS encoding succinate--CoA ligase subunit alpha codes for MSVLVDEDTRVVVQGITGGEGKFHTEQMLEYGTNVVAGAVPGRGGQEVAGVPVYDTVQQAAREEDANAAVVFVPPAFAGDACFEALDARGIDLVVAITEGIPTQDMARVYRKLQETDTHLVGPNCPGVITPGVAKLGILPGNIFSSGNVGLVSRSGTLTYQVVDNLTNRGIGQSTAIGIGGDPIIGTDFIGALEQFEADPDTHAVVMCGEIGGEDEEEAARYIGEHMDTPVAGFIAGRTAPPGKRMGHAGAIVSGSGTGTAESKINALENNGVPVGDTPEEVADHVEDLL; via the coding sequence ATGAGTGTGCTAGTCGACGAAGACACGCGCGTCGTTGTACAGGGAATCACCGGCGGTGAAGGGAAGTTCCACACCGAACAGATGCTGGAGTACGGCACCAACGTCGTCGCCGGGGCCGTCCCCGGCCGCGGCGGGCAGGAGGTCGCCGGCGTGCCGGTCTACGACACGGTCCAGCAGGCCGCCCGCGAGGAGGACGCCAACGCCGCCGTCGTGTTCGTGCCGCCGGCCTTCGCTGGCGACGCCTGTTTCGAGGCCCTGGACGCCCGGGGCATCGACCTCGTCGTCGCCATCACCGAGGGCATCCCGACCCAGGACATGGCGCGGGTCTACCGCAAACTCCAGGAGACCGACACGCACCTCGTCGGGCCGAACTGCCCCGGCGTCATCACGCCCGGCGTCGCCAAGCTCGGCATCCTGCCCGGCAACATCTTCTCGTCCGGGAACGTCGGTCTCGTCTCCCGCTCGGGGACGCTGACCTACCAGGTCGTCGACAACCTCACCAACCGCGGCATCGGCCAGTCGACGGCCATCGGCATCGGCGGCGACCCCATCATCGGGACGGACTTCATCGGGGCCCTAGAGCAGTTCGAGGCCGACCCCGACACCCACGCCGTCGTCATGTGCGGCGAAATCGGCGGCGAGGACGAGGAGGAGGCCGCCCGCTACATCGGCGAGCACATGGACACGCCGGTCGCCGGCTTCATCGCCGGCCGCACCGCGCCGCCCGGAAAGCGGATGGGCCACGCGGGCGCTATCGTCTCCGGCTCCGGCACCGGGACCGCCGAGTCGAAAATCAACGCGCTGGAGAACAACGGCGTCCCGGTCGGTGACACGCCAGAGGAAGTCGCCGATCACGTCGAGGACCTGCTGTAG
- a CDS encoding succinate--CoA ligase subunit beta produces MRLHEYQAKQVFADAGIPTPASQLAETVDEAVDAAEEIGYPVAIKAQVHVGGRGKAGGIKLVESREEAREAAEDIIGMDLKGYHVSKVLVEEAVDFVNELYVGVTMDRGEGRPVAMVSTKGGVNIEEVAEEDPDAIAREHIDPAFGMHPFQARKVVYEAGVDREVANDVASVLTTLYQLWDDRDGADTEINPLMITGDDEVIAADAVMNIDGDALFRQPEIAEMGEEAAEGDELEQKADEYGFDYVRLDGNVGIIGNGAGLVMTTLDLVDYYGGEPANFLDVGGGAKADRIANALDMVFSDDNVDSVVFNIFGGITRGDEVANGINQALEQFDEIPKPVTVRLAGTNAEEGMEILNEDLVTVEHTLEDAVQRAVEYAKEVEA; encoded by the coding sequence ATGCGCTTGCACGAATACCAGGCGAAGCAAGTCTTCGCCGACGCGGGCATCCCGACGCCCGCCTCGCAGCTGGCCGAGACAGTAGATGAGGCCGTCGACGCGGCCGAGGAAATCGGATATCCGGTCGCCATCAAGGCACAGGTCCACGTGGGCGGCCGCGGCAAGGCCGGCGGCATCAAGCTCGTCGAGTCCAGGGAGGAGGCCCGCGAGGCCGCCGAGGACATCATCGGGATGGACCTCAAGGGCTACCACGTCTCGAAGGTGCTCGTCGAGGAGGCCGTCGACTTCGTCAACGAACTGTACGTCGGCGTGACGATGGACCGTGGCGAGGGTCGCCCCGTCGCCATGGTCTCGACGAAGGGCGGCGTCAACATCGAGGAGGTCGCCGAGGAGGACCCTGACGCCATCGCTCGTGAACACATCGACCCGGCCTTCGGAATGCACCCGTTCCAGGCCCGGAAGGTCGTCTACGAGGCCGGCGTCGACCGCGAGGTCGCAAACGACGTTGCGAGCGTCCTCACGACGCTGTACCAGCTCTGGGACGACCGTGACGGCGCTGACACGGAAATCAACCCGCTGATGATTACCGGCGACGACGAGGTTATCGCGGCCGACGCCGTCATGAACATCGACGGTGACGCCCTGTTCCGCCAGCCCGAGATCGCGGAGATGGGCGAGGAAGCGGCGGAGGGCGACGAACTCGAACAGAAGGCCGACGAGTACGGCTTCGATTACGTCCGACTCGACGGCAACGTCGGCATCATCGGTAACGGTGCGGGCCTCGTGATGACGACGCTGGACCTCGTCGATTACTACGGCGGCGAACCGGCCAACTTCCTCGACGTGGGCGGTGGCGCGAAGGCCGACCGCATCGCGAACGCCCTCGACATGGTGTTCTCCGACGACAACGTCGACTCGGTCGTGTTCAACATCTTTGGGGGCATCACCCGCGGCGACGAGGTCGCCAACGGTATCAATCAGGCCCTGGAGCAGTTCGACGAGATTCCGAAGCCGGTCACCGTCCGACTCGCAGGCACCAACGCCGAAGAGGGAATGGAGATTCTGAACGAAGACCTCGTCACGGTCGAACATACGCTGGAGGACGCCGTCCAGCGTGCAGTCGAGTACGCGAAGGAGGTGGAAGCATGA
- a CDS encoding NAD-dependent protein deacetylase: MADNRHGTGDVDSETLDAVAEALRTAETGVALTGAGVSTASGIPSFRGDDGLWERHDPADFHRRRLDADPAGFWADRISLREAIYGDVGPEPNAAHEALTALESAGHLDAVLTQNVDGLHDAAGTDRVVELHGTHRRVVCDDCGHRRDAEAVFAEVAEGGDLPPRCDCGGVYRPDVVLFGEPMPDVAMNEAQRLARDSDVFLAAGSSLSVQPASLLPKIAAEAGSTLVVINYDKTPRDAAAAHVLRADVTQVLPAIVERL; the protein is encoded by the coding sequence ATGGCCGACAATAGGCACGGAACCGGCGACGTTGACAGTGAGACGCTCGATGCCGTAGCCGAGGCGCTTCGGACCGCTGAAACCGGCGTCGCGCTCACCGGCGCAGGCGTCTCGACGGCGTCGGGGATTCCCTCCTTTCGCGGCGACGACGGTCTCTGGGAGCGCCACGACCCGGCAGACTTCCACCGCCGCCGGCTCGACGCCGACCCGGCGGGCTTCTGGGCGGATCGAATCTCGCTCCGGGAGGCCATCTACGGCGACGTAGGCCCCGAACCCAACGCTGCTCACGAGGCACTGACGGCGCTCGAATCCGCGGGCCACCTCGACGCCGTGCTCACACAGAACGTCGACGGGCTGCACGACGCCGCCGGGACGGACCGGGTCGTCGAACTCCACGGCACCCATCGGCGCGTGGTCTGTGACGACTGTGGCCACCGGCGGGACGCTGAAGCAGTGTTTGCGGAAGTCGCTGAAGGTGGCGACTTGCCCCCGCGATGTGACTGCGGTGGTGTCTACCGGCCCGACGTGGTGCTGTTCGGCGAACCGATGCCCGACGTGGCGATGAACGAGGCCCAGCGTCTCGCACGGGACAGTGACGTGTTTCTGGCGGCTGGGTCATCGCTGTCGGTCCAGCCGGCGTCGCTCCTGCCGAAGATAGCGGCTGAGGCGGGGAGTACACTGGTCGTGATAAATTACGATAAGACGCCGCGTGACGCGGCTGCGGCGCACGTGCTCCGTGCGGATGTCACGCAGGTGCTCCCGGCGATTGTCGAGCGGCTGTAG
- a CDS encoding TIGR04206 family protein: MAWVKSEYAGEFAVLATWLVGLAPWSVSLFEIEGVTVVGLRFLPFRFQFIFGATLPGERPFLWAWQVATFQESEPLALAGTLGVTALAVFLLPLGLSLYYYAAEERVEAALPVDPVRLFGGLLGLVGVLTLAASGLFITSFPGITVPVGTLVALVFAFFLLTVDRA; this comes from the coding sequence ATGGCCTGGGTGAAGTCAGAGTACGCCGGCGAGTTCGCGGTGCTTGCGACGTGGCTCGTGGGACTGGCCCCGTGGTCGGTGTCGCTGTTCGAGATTGAGGGGGTGACTGTCGTCGGGCTTCGGTTTCTCCCGTTCCGGTTCCAGTTCATCTTCGGTGCGACGCTCCCCGGAGAGCGGCCGTTTCTCTGGGCCTGGCAGGTCGCCACGTTTCAGGAGTCGGAGCCGCTGGCGCTCGCCGGGACACTCGGGGTCACAGCCCTCGCTGTTTTCCTGCTGCCGCTCGGCCTCAGCCTCTACTACTACGCCGCTGAGGAGCGTGTCGAGGCGGCGCTCCCTGTGGACCCAGTCCGACTGTTCGGCGGACTGCTCGGCCTTGTGGGCGTTCTGACGCTCGCGGCCAGCGGGCTGTTCATCACGTCGTTTCCCGGCATCACCGTCCCCGTCGGAACGCTCGTCGCCCTCGTGTTCGCCTTCTTCCTTCTGACCGTCGACCGAGCGTGA
- a CDS encoding type II secretion system protein — protein MSNPESPKPGDIVSDPLGHIQSWLSRTATVLSGAAVPTANYDPSRHGTLVEFDGLDGYNEVERYWLNAPFAFASINHDPDRDEHLYHVVEPSLTDIERELLDRLFEDIRIPLIYRDDVDTDPERVLAEELEARLEEYGVVIEPETFYRLFYYLHRSFQGYGHIDPLMHDPDIEDISCDGANLPIFVYHDGYTDIETNITYDADELNDFVIQLAQRSGRHVSVSDPVVSTTLPDGSRIELALGEEVTPRGSAFTIRKYADEPFTPIELLEYGTFSVEMLAYLWLAIESNKSLIFAGGTAAGKTTSMNALAMFLPPRSKVLSIEDTRELSLYHDNWLSSVTRERLDDSDITMYDLLRSALRHRPEYIIVGEVRGEEAITLFQAMNTGHTTFSTMHADSVQTVINRLENEPINVPRPMVQSLDILCVQVLARSGDERVRRAKTLAEIEGIDQRTGELDYSTTYNWRATEDRFSENNSELLDEIREERGWTQSELLTELRNRQRFLRYLQSEGITDYRKFTAMVNKYYADKEQVMANIDDEIA, from the coding sequence ATGTCGAATCCAGAATCTCCCAAACCCGGTGACATCGTTTCGGACCCGCTCGGCCACATCCAGTCGTGGCTCTCACGGACCGCGACGGTGTTGAGCGGGGCGGCGGTTCCGACGGCGAACTACGACCCCAGCCGCCACGGGACACTGGTCGAGTTCGACGGCCTCGACGGCTACAACGAGGTGGAACGCTACTGGCTGAACGCCCCCTTCGCCTTCGCCTCTATCAACCACGACCCGGACCGTGACGAGCACCTGTATCACGTCGTCGAGCCGTCGCTGACCGATATTGAGCGAGAACTGCTCGACCGCCTGTTTGAAGACATCCGCATTCCACTCATCTACCGCGACGACGTCGACACTGACCCGGAGCGTGTCCTCGCCGAGGAACTCGAAGCCAGGCTGGAGGAGTACGGCGTCGTCATCGAGCCGGAGACGTTCTACCGGCTGTTTTATTACCTGCATCGCTCCTTCCAGGGCTACGGCCACATCGACCCCCTGATGCACGACCCGGATATCGAGGACATCTCCTGTGACGGGGCGAACCTCCCCATCTTCGTCTACCACGACGGCTACACGGATATCGAGACGAACATCACCTACGACGCCGACGAACTGAACGACTTCGTCATCCAACTGGCCCAGCGCTCGGGCCGACACGTCTCTGTTTCGGACCCTGTCGTCTCCACGACGCTCCCCGACGGCTCGCGCATCGAACTGGCCCTTGGCGAAGAAGTGACCCCGCGCGGCTCCGCGTTCACGATCCGGAAATACGCCGACGAGCCGTTCACGCCCATCGAACTGCTGGAGTACGGCACGTTCTCCGTGGAGATGCTCGCCTACCTCTGGCTGGCCATCGAGTCCAACAAGTCGCTCATCTTCGCGGGCGGGACGGCGGCCGGTAAGACCACGTCGATGAACGCGCTCGCGATGTTCCTGCCGCCCCGGTCGAAGGTGCTCTCGATCGAAGACACCCGCGAGCTATCCCTGTACCACGATAACTGGCTCTCCTCGGTCACCCGCGAGCGGCTGGACGACTCGGACATCACGATGTACGACCTGCTGCGGTCCGCGCTCCGGCACCGCCCCGAGTACATCATCGTCGGCGAGGTCCGCGGCGAGGAGGCGATTACGCTGTTCCAGGCGATGAACACCGGCCACACGACGTTCTCGACGATGCACGCCGACTCCGTCCAGACCGTCATCAACCGGCTGGAGAACGAGCCCATCAACGTCCCGCGGCCGATGGTCCAGAGCCTCGACATCCTCTGTGTGCAGGTGCTGGCCCGCTCGGGCGACGAGCGCGTCCGCCGCGCGAAGACCCTCGCCGAAATCGAGGGGATAGACCAGCGGACCGGCGAACTGGACTACTCGACGACGTACAACTGGCGGGCCACTGAGGACCGATTCTCCGAGAACAACAGCGAGCTACTGGACGAGATCCGCGAAGAGCGCGGCTGGACACAGTCGGAACTGCTCACCGAACTCCGCAACCGCCAGCGGTTCCTTCGCTATCTCCAGTCCGAAGGCATCACCGACTACCGGAAGTTCACGGCGATGGTCAACAAGTACTACGCGGACAAAGAGCAGGTCATGGCGAACATCGACGACGAGATAGCCTGA
- a CDS encoding type II secretion system protein, producing MALNPLGLAPLAVVVGILGLIGYSTVNERFDRNVTRLSRRLFGRYVGQSPERERQLEAAYVDETYRGYAARTLVYACAGAVSGAITGAYAIGGLLLILPALVELAQGLPSTMVNAFGLRTFELVLTPTQTLYILIGGGVLSGAVTAGLAYLYRWERLKNQADVRSRNIDEGMARTIAFMYALSRGGMSFPDVMRVLARNQEIYGDTAREVGVAVREMDLFGRDMITALEHVSRRTPSEQFKTFTENLSSVLQSGQSLAPFLREQYERHQEEAAERQEDLLERLATVAEAYVTVFVAAVLFLMTILLVFGLTTTDTLWLLQMMAYLVIPLANVGFMVYLDIKLQSLGIGSAGTTDVLERYETASLGKPSFASGRLGLPDGGVVPADEANWLRLRFYDRVKSLRDLLSSPIQSLVWNPVYVLYLAVPVAVVLLLLRAPAAFQTSSVNVRILDDLVIQSLLLVLGPFALVRFVYTQRLSRIENATPDLLERLASLNEAGMTVVESLRRVRGSDIGVLTQEMHRIWADIRMGANVTDALVRFGRRVQTTAITRIVTLLTHAMHASGQLGPVFRIAATQSRADLRLKRRRRQQMLTYLVVIYVAFLVFLVIIVAVQEVLVPSLPSSVPTPAGESNRLGVGVDQFARFGRVDKAAYTLVFFHTALIQAVLTGFIGGQLGEGTLKDGAKHAAILLGVAYVAFILLSSPVASMTVTSPAVSGDQITVESASLSEGGFIVVREFEADGRVLGTSEYLSSGSHSDVQITLDRPPSTGQSLVLVAHQDTNGNQQLDYPVSDTSGSPDRPYASSTAGENVTVEYTVE from the coding sequence ATGGCGCTGAATCCGCTCGGTCTGGCACCGCTCGCCGTCGTCGTTGGGATTCTCGGGCTTATCGGCTACAGCACGGTCAACGAGCGCTTCGACCGCAACGTCACGCGGCTGTCCCGACGGCTTTTCGGTCGGTATGTGGGACAGTCGCCCGAGCGGGAACGCCAGCTCGAAGCCGCATACGTCGACGAGACCTACCGCGGCTACGCCGCCAGAACGCTGGTGTACGCCTGTGCTGGTGCTGTTTCGGGAGCGATAACCGGCGCGTACGCTATCGGCGGCCTGCTGTTGATTCTCCCGGCGCTGGTGGAGCTTGCGCAGGGACTCCCCTCGACGATGGTGAACGCCTTCGGCCTGCGAACGTTCGAACTCGTGCTGACGCCGACACAGACGCTGTACATCCTCATCGGCGGCGGCGTGCTTTCCGGCGCAGTAACGGCCGGACTCGCGTACCTCTACCGCTGGGAGCGGCTCAAGAATCAGGCGGATGTGCGGAGCCGGAACATCGACGAGGGGATGGCCCGCACTATCGCCTTCATGTACGCGCTGTCCCGTGGTGGGATGTCCTTCCCAGATGTTATGCGTGTACTGGCCCGAAATCAGGAAATCTACGGCGACACGGCGAGGGAAGTCGGTGTCGCCGTCAGGGAGATGGACCTGTTCGGCCGGGACATGATCACGGCGCTCGAACATGTCTCCCGGCGGACCCCCAGCGAACAGTTCAAGACGTTCACCGAGAACCTCTCCAGCGTCCTCCAGAGCGGCCAGTCGCTGGCCCCGTTCCTCCGCGAGCAGTACGAGCGCCATCAGGAGGAGGCCGCCGAACGCCAGGAGGATCTGCTCGAACGGCTGGCCACGGTCGCCGAGGCGTACGTCACCGTGTTCGTCGCCGCCGTGCTCTTCCTGATGACGATTCTGCTCGTGTTCGGCCTGACGACGACGGACACCCTCTGGCTGTTACAGATGATGGCGTATCTCGTCATCCCGCTCGCCAACGTCGGGTTCATGGTGTACTTGGATATCAAGCTCCAGTCGCTCGGCATCGGGAGCGCCGGCACGACGGACGTTCTAGAGCGCTACGAAACGGCGTCGCTCGGCAAGCCCAGTTTCGCCTCCGGCCGTCTCGGCCTGCCCGACGGCGGCGTCGTCCCGGCCGACGAAGCGAACTGGCTCCGACTGCGGTTCTACGACCGCGTCAAATCGCTTCGGGACCTGCTCAGCTCCCCGATCCAGTCGCTCGTCTGGAACCCGGTGTACGTCCTCTACCTCGCCGTCCCAGTCGCTGTGGTGCTACTGCTCCTCCGCGCCCCCGCGGCGTTTCAGACCTCGTCTGTCAACGTCCGCATTCTCGACGATCTCGTTATCCAGTCGCTCCTGCTGGTTCTGGGGCCATTTGCGCTGGTGCGGTTCGTCTACACCCAGCGGCTCTCACGTATCGAGAACGCGACACCCGACCTGCTCGAACGGCTGGCGAGCCTGAACGAGGCGGGGATGACCGTCGTGGAGAGCCTCCGACGGGTCCGGGGCAGTGACATCGGCGTCCTCACACAGGAGATGCACCGCATCTGGGCCGACATCCGGATGGGCGCGAACGTCACTGACGCCTTGGTCCGGTTCGGCCGCCGCGTCCAGACGACGGCGATAACGCGCATCGTGACCCTGCTGACTCACGCGATGCACGCCTCGGGCCAGCTCGGCCCGGTGTTTCGCATCGCGGCGACCCAGTCACGGGCCGACCTCCGGCTGAAACGGCGGCGACGCCAGCAGATGCTCACTTACCTCGTCGTCATCTACGTCGCCTTCCTGGTGTTTCTGGTCATCATCGTCGCTGTACAGGAAGTGCTCGTCCCGAGTCTGCCCTCCAGCGTGCCGACGCCGGCCGGCGAGTCGAACCGCCTCGGCGTCGGCGTCGACCAGTTCGCTCGCTTCGGGCGCGTCGACAAGGCCGCGTACACGCTCGTGTTCTTCCACACTGCTCTCATTCAAGCAGTTCTCACCGGCTTCATCGGCGGCCAACTGGGTGAAGGGACGCTCAAGGACGGCGCGAAACACGCCGCGATTTTGCTGGGCGTCGCCTACGTCGCCTTCATTCTCCTCTCCTCGCCGGTTGCGTCGATGACGGTCACCAGCCCTGCTGTTTCCGGTGATCAAATAACGGTCGAATCGGCATCGCTGTCAGAGGGCGGGTTCATTGTTGTCCGGGAGTTCGAAGCGGACGGTAGAGTGCTCGGGACCTCTGAGTATCTCTCGTCGGGGTCCCACAGCGATGTCCAGATAACGCTGGACAGGCCGCCGTCGACCGGCCAGTCGCTCGTGCTCGTCGCCCATCAGGACACCAACGGGAACCAGCAACTCGACTATCCCGTCAGCGACACTTCGGGGTCGCCGGACCGACCGTATGCGTCGTCGACGGCCGGCGAGAACGTCACCGTCGAGTACACGGTCGAGTGA
- a CDS encoding DNA ligase gives MEFAAFADRADAIEAESADTAITEAVTDLFTDAGSDLSTLARFVQGRVFPAYESRTLDIGPRLCYEAIARAAGQNISADDVEERLADMGEIGAVAASYDLGGQQGLAAFGAGGTAALTVAELDAELRDLAAVDGSGSQGTKVDILFGLFSRCSPTEASYLARLVLSEMRIGVGEGTVRDAVAAAFDVPVDAVERAVQVSNDYGTVAEMARDEGEAGLATITLEIGRPVQAMLAQAGTVAGALEDWDRAAVEWKYDGARVQVHFDGETARLFSRNMEEVTDPLPEVVEAVEAALDAPAILDGEVVAVDADGDPLPFQEVLRRFRRKHDVAAAREDVAVRLHAFDCLHADGEDLLDAPLETRHDRLESLFPDGSDAVSEMWLSGDPEEIEDLEAAALAAGQEGIMLKDPTAAYSPGKRGKHWRKRKPDVETLDCVVTGAEWGEGRRANVLGSFELSVRTDDGYATVGNVATGITDEELDDLTERFEPHVRAEDGRDVALTPAVVFEVGYEEIQVSQSYDSGYALRFPRFLSVREDKTPADADSLERVERLAESQ, from the coding sequence ATGGAGTTTGCCGCCTTCGCCGACCGGGCCGACGCAATCGAAGCCGAGAGTGCCGATACCGCGATTACGGAGGCGGTCACTGACCTGTTCACCGATGCGGGATCGGACCTCTCGACGCTCGCTCGCTTCGTCCAGGGCCGGGTGTTCCCGGCCTACGAGTCGCGCACGCTCGACATCGGGCCGCGGCTTTGCTACGAGGCGATTGCCCGAGCAGCGGGCCAGAATATCAGCGCTGACGACGTGGAGGAGCGCCTCGCCGACATGGGCGAAATCGGGGCCGTCGCGGCCAGCTACGACCTCGGCGGCCAGCAGGGCCTCGCCGCGTTCGGTGCCGGCGGGACCGCCGCGCTGACCGTCGCGGAACTCGACGCCGAGCTACGGGACCTGGCCGCCGTCGATGGCAGCGGGAGCCAGGGGACGAAAGTCGACATCCTCTTTGGCCTGTTCTCGCGGTGCTCGCCGACGGAAGCGAGCTACCTCGCCCGGCTCGTCCTCTCGGAGATGCGCATCGGCGTCGGCGAGGGGACCGTCCGGGACGCCGTCGCGGCCGCCTTCGACGTGCCGGTCGACGCCGTCGAACGGGCCGTCCAGGTGTCGAACGACTACGGCACGGTCGCCGAGATGGCCCGCGACGAGGGCGAGGCCGGACTGGCGACCATCACGCTGGAAATCGGCCGCCCGGTCCAGGCGATGCTGGCCCAGGCCGGGACAGTCGCCGGCGCGCTCGAAGACTGGGACCGCGCCGCCGTCGAGTGGAAGTACGACGGCGCTCGCGTGCAGGTCCACTTCGACGGCGAAACCGCCCGGCTGTTCTCGCGGAACATGGAGGAGGTCACCGACCCGCTGCCGGAGGTGGTCGAAGCCGTCGAGGCGGCGCTCGACGCCCCGGCAATCCTCGACGGCGAGGTGGTCGCGGTCGACGCCGACGGCGACCCGCTCCCGTTCCAGGAAGTGCTGCGGCGCTTCCGCCGGAAACACGACGTGGCCGCGGCCCGCGAGGACGTGGCGGTCCGCCTGCACGCCTTCGACTGCCTGCACGCCGACGGCGAGGACCTGCTGGACGCGCCGCTGGAGACGCGCCACGACCGTCTCGAATCGCTGTTCCCCGACGGGAGCGACGCCGTCTCGGAGATGTGGCTGTCCGGCGACCCCGAGGAAATCGAGGACCTGGAAGCGGCGGCCCTCGCCGCCGGCCAGGAGGGCATCATGCTGAAGGACCCGACGGCGGCGTACTCGCCCGGCAAGCGGGGCAAGCACTGGCGCAAGCGCAAGCCCGACGTGGAGACCCTGGATTGCGTCGTCACCGGCGCGGAGTGGGGCGAGGGCCGCCGGGCGAACGTCCTCGGGTCGTTCGAACTCTCGGTCCGGACCGACGACGGCTACGCCACCGTCGGCAACGTCGCGACCGGTATCACCGACGAGGAGCTGGACGACCTGACCGAGCGGTTCGAACCACACGTCCGCGCCGAGGACGGCCGCGACGTGGCGCTTACCCCGGCGGTCGTCTTCGAGGTCGGCTACGAGGAGATACAGGTCTCCCAGTCCTACGACTCGGGCTACGCGCTCCGGTTCCCCCGGTTCCTCTCGGTCCGCGAGGACAAGACGCCCGCCGACGCCGACTCGCTCGAACGGGTCGAGCGGCTGGCCGAGTCCCAGTAA
- a CDS encoding hydrolase translates to MTVRHDGITAEWLGYATLRLEGDDTVVYFDPGRYGVLTGEWEPDTPGVGHPPTRDYAPNDGDIVCVTHIHHYDPDGIRRVAGEDATVVAFEGINVHATDRDLDRLADLDYEVRKVSMEADVLVDDVPIWTMPAYNHEDGRNVKDDGNPIHPKGIGCGFLVSLDDTRVFWPGDTDVLDGHAELDVSLFVPSIAQNYTMNRHEAADLAEAMDPDLVLPMHYNTFTSLEADSGAFAEDVAKRGVPVVLDEN, encoded by the coding sequence ATGACAGTCAGACACGACGGCATCACCGCCGAGTGGCTCGGCTACGCGACGCTGCGGCTGGAAGGCGATGACACGGTCGTCTACTTCGACCCCGGCCGCTACGGCGTGCTCACCGGCGAGTGGGAACCGGACACGCCCGGCGTCGGCCATCCGCCGACGCGGGACTACGCCCCGAATGACGGCGACATCGTCTGTGTGACCCACATCCACCACTACGACCCCGACGGCATCCGCCGCGTCGCGGGCGAGGACGCCACCGTCGTCGCCTTCGAGGGTATCAACGTCCACGCGACTGACCGCGACCTCGACCGCCTCGCTGACCTCGACTACGAGGTCCGCAAAGTGTCGATGGAAGCTGACGTGTTAGTCGACGACGTGCCTATCTGGACCATGCCGGCGTACAACCACGAGGACGGCCGGAATGTGAAAGACGACGGCAACCCGATTCACCCGAAGGGTATCGGCTGTGGGTTCCTCGTCTCGCTGGACGACACGCGCGTGTTCTGGCCCGGCGACACCGACGTGCTGGACGGCCACGCCGAACTGGACGTGTCGCTGTTCGTCCCCTCCATCGCCCAGAACTACACGATGAACCGCCACGAGGCCGCCGACCTCGCCGAGGCGATGGACCCGGACCTCGTGCTCCCGATGCACTACAACACGTTCACGTCGCTGGAAGCCGACTCGGGCGCGTTCGCCGAGGACGTGGCAAAGCGCGGCGTTCCGGTCGTGCTGGACGAGAACTGA